From the genome of Chelonia mydas isolate rCheMyd1 chromosome 2, rCheMyd1.pri.v2, whole genome shotgun sequence, one region includes:
- the NKTR gene encoding NK-tumor recognition protein isoform X20, giving the protein MQRLRTYRPPSGEKWSKGDKLSDPCSSRWDERSLSQRSRSWSHNGYSDLSTLRYTSHHKKHRKEKKKTKHRKKAKKQKHFKKHKQTKKKRPSPSSEVESSRSSIRRTKSSRDRERKSPSSSLSSRRSSRRDWSKSDKDDQSSSTLSSRDSRSYYKSRCRSRSRSRSRSYSRRSSRSRTASKLSHSRSRSRSSTNSRRHRTVSNSPRNTTAELNENKPSKTEPVRAVIPQSDKVVVQPVVAENIPVIPLSDSPPPSRWKPGQKPWKPSYERIQEMKAKTTHVMPTQSSYNLTNIKEVNPSSSSSRKRQKSSDSDRSDYSRSHSERSSDSWLRSRSRSSRSRSYSRSYSRSRSPSSSRSRSRSTGRSRSPNRYRSDQSGYSGSSSYYSLSDDDRHGSKRKSESSEQNFQSLKKRQESSSESSTVVRKSKAYDESSQGRKESERRSSLDFSTDSEHSVKIQPVQEKGGHSQPEGDNQKENKNNLTADRSEEKSKSEWDSDHSKKKSLREKTSEQHRSGSKTKRKTYSGSKWDSESNSERGETRNSREDSRPSSSKEEGEATSGSDTALSLTKSRVKTKSNSSEGFLDSSDHTWKTSKQQSSSSASENSHSSLANIKGKSKKHKHGSKKNLKKSHSKKAKEKSKDKKEKKHKVQKQKELFHWQPPLEFGEEEDEDMNEKPVTRDDKKQKQLTRDSKDKNQQAYENNKMCKDKTGNGEKSCEDENLSNKNTMCDTSPDHSQLNKDNSDHNYSASTLNSEINVATSKKDVKHSEENKQNGSEDVMQTDDNMEICTPDRNSPGKVVVDVLSPVILSAKSQNFNINANKDLQNENPGPDTAKQGNRIKQLINVKEVKKIGIQDSSSVTMVTTVENTSKTEITENVQSSMIDNKWKPLQGVGNLQSATTSSAAEVTNSTSAPDSKPQGLRIEIKSKNKVRPGSLFDEVRKTARLNRRPRNQESSSDEQSPPSRDDNSQSRSLSRSRSKSESKSRHRTRSLSYSHSRSRSRSSTYSYRSRSYTRSRSRGWYSRDRSRSRSRSYHTYKSHSRTYSRSRSRSSSYDHHGRSSRSYTYDSYYSRSRSRSQRSDSYRRSRSYDRRSRSYGSDSESDRSYSNNRSPSESSRSS; this is encoded by the exons ATGCAGAGGTTAAGAACATACAGACCACCCAGTGGGGAGAAGTGGAGTAAAGGAGATAA gttgagTGACCCATGCTCAAGCAGATGGGATGAAAGAAGTTTGTCCCAGCGATCAAGGTCTTGGTCACATAATGGCTATTCTGATCTCAGTACCCTGAGGTATACCAGCCACCACAAAAAGCAccgaaaagagaaaaagaagacaaaacacagaaagaaaGCCAAAAAGCAAAAGCATTTCAAGAAAcataaacaaactaaaaaaaagagACCCTCACCCTCATCAGAGGTAGAATCCTCTCGTTCTTCTATCAGGAGGACAAAGTCATCTCGGGATCGTGAGAGGAAGTCTCCTTCTTCCTCATTATCTTCTAGACGCTCATCCAGAAGAGACTGGTCTAAATCTGACAAAGATGACCAGAGTTCATCAACTCTATCAAGCAGAGACTCTCGATCATATTACAAGTCCAGGTGTAGATCCAGATCTAGATCAAGATCAAGGTCTTATTCCAGAAGAAGTTCTAGATCAAGAACAGCATCTAAACTGTCTCATTCTCGAAGCAGATCAAGATCTAGCACTAACTCCAGGCGCCACAGGACAGTTTCAAATTCACCACGAAATACTACAGCAGAATTGAATGAAAATAAGCCAAGCAAGACTGAACCTGTAAGAGCAGTAATCCCACAGAGTGATAAAGTTGTAGTACAGCCTGTTGTAGCTGAAAATATTCCAGTTATACCCTTAAGTGACAGTCCTCCACCTTCTAGGTGGAAACCTGGACAAAAGCCCTGGAAACCATCCTATGAGCGAATTCAGGAAATGAAAGCTAAAACAACCCATGTAATGCCTACCCAAAGTAGCTACAATTTAACAAATATTAAAGAAGTtaatccttcctcctcctcctcccgtaAGCGACAAAAGAGTTCAGATAGTGATCGAAGTGATTATTCAAGGTCTCATAGTGAGAGAAGTTCGGATAGTTGGCTAAGATCAAGGAGCAGGTCTTCCCGGAGCAGATCCTACTCTAGATCATATTCAAGATCAAGGAGTCCATCTAGTTCAAGATCAAGATCTCGGTCAACTGGCAGATCTCGGTCACCAAATAGATACCGCAGTGACCAGTCAGGTTATAGCGGCTCATCATCTTATTACTCTCTTAGTGATGACGATAGACATGGAAGCAAAAGGAAATCTGAATCCAGTGAGCAAAATTTCCAATCATTGAAGAAAAGGCAAGAGAGTAGCTCTGAAAGTAGCACAGTTGTCAGGAAGAGTAAAGCCTATGATGAGTCTTCTCAAGGACgaaaagagagtgagagaagaTCATCTTTAGACTTTTCTACAGATAGCGAGCATTCTGTTAAAATACAGCCAGTCCAGGAAAAAGGAGGACATTCTCAACCAGAAGGAGACAACCAGAAAGAGAATAAAAACAATTTGACTGCTGACAGAAGTGAGGAGAAATCCAAGTCTGAATGGGACAGTGACCATTCAAAAAAGAAATCTTTGAGGGAGAAAACTTCTGAACAGCATAGAAGTGGTtcaaagacaaaaagaaagacTTATTCAGGCAGTAAATGGGACTCGGAATCAAATTCAGAAAGAGGCGAGACTAGAAATAGTAGAGAAGATTCTAGGCCCTCATCCAGTAAAGAGGAAGGTGAGGCCACATCAGGATCTGATACAGCGCTCAGTCTTACCAAAAGCAGGGTGAAAACTAAATCAAATTCTTCAGAAGGTTTTCTGGATTCTTCTGACCATACTTGGAAAACAAGCAAGCAACAGTCCTCCTCTTCTGCATCTGAGAATTCCCACTCCAGTTTGGCAAATATTAAAGGAAAgtcaaaaaaacacaaacatgggTCCAAAAAGAACCTCAAAAAGTCACATTCCAAAAAAGCCAAAGAGAAATCAAAggataaaaaagagaagaagcatAAGGTTCAGAAACAAAAAGAGCTTTTTCACTGGCAGCCTCCACTGGAGTTTGGGGAGGAAGAAGATGAGGACATGAATGAAAAGCCTGTTACCAGAGatgataaaaaacaaaagcaacttACCAGGGACAGTAAAGATAAAAACCAACAAGCTtatgaaaacaacaaaatgtgCAAAGATAAAACTGGAAATGGTGAAAAGTCTTGTGAAGATGAGAACCTCTCAAATAAAAACACTATGTGCGATACATCGCCAGATCATAGTCAGCTTAATAAAGACAACAGTGATCACAACTATTCAGCCAGTACATTAAATTCAGAAATAAATGTGGCTACTTCAAAGAAAGATGTTAAACATAgtgaagaaaataaacaaaatggatCAGAGGATGTTATGCAGACAGATGATAACATGGAGATTTGTACTCCAGATCGTAACTCTCCTGGGAAGGTGGTTGTGGACGTTTTGTCTCCTGTCATCCTGAGTGCTAAATCTCAAAATTTCAATATTAATGCAAACAAAGATTTACAGAATGAGAACCCTGGACCAGATACAGCCAAACAAGGAAACCGTATTAAACAATTGATCAATGTTAAAGAAGTCAAAAAAATAGGAATACAAGACAGTAGCTCCGTCACCATGGTCACTACTGTGGAAAACACTTCGAAAACTGAAATAACTGAAAACGTACAAAGTAGTATGATAGATAATAAATGGAAACCATTACAGGGTGTAGGTAATCTACAATCTGCTACTACTAGTAGTGCTGCAGAAGTTACAAACAGTACGTCAGCACCTGACTCTAAGCCACAAGGTTTAAGaatagaaataaaaagtaaaaataaagtgAGGCCAGGATCTCTGTTTGATGAAGTTAGAAAGACAGCACGGTTAAATCGGAGACCAAGGAACCAAGAGAGTTCAAGTGATGAACAGTCTCCTCCAAGTAGAGATGACAACAGCCAATCCAGGAGTCTAAGTAGGTCACGAAGTAAATCTGAATCTAAATCCAGACATCGAACAAGATCTCTATCCTACAGTCACTCAAGAAGTCGATCACGAAGTTCCACTTACTCATATAG ATCAAGAAGCTATACAAGAAGCCGAAGCAGAGGATGGTACAGTAGAGATCGGTCAAGAAGTCGAAGTAGATCTTACCACACTTACAAGAGTCATAG TCGAACCTATAGTAGAAGTCGATCCAGAAGCAGTTCATATGATCATCACGGTCGATCCAG tAGGTCATATACTTATGATAGTTACTACAGCAGAAGTCGAAGTAGAAGTCAGAGGAGTGACAGCTACCGCAGATCTCGAAGTTATGACAGACGGTCCAG gtCTTATGGCTCTGACAGTGAAAGTGATCGCAGTTACTCTAACAACCGAAGCCCCAGTGAAAGCAGCAGATCTAGCTGA